Genomic window (Musa acuminata AAA Group cultivar baxijiao chromosome BXJ1-9, Cavendish_Baxijiao_AAA, whole genome shotgun sequence):
ATCATCGTACTGCTTCCCAACTAacctgtttcttcttctttttcttcatgcCAGCAAAACTAGGCTCACCCGAGTCAGCAACTGCGATGGATAAACATTTCAGCTTGCACAACCCATAATATTCTGCGCTTAACGAAAAGTGAGAGTCCAATGAACTACTTCAACAAGAACTATACCAGTTAAATTCTCCGTTTTCTCGGCTAATTTATCCACCACCTCAGCAGAGTCCTGAAGAACaaccttcttctttttctttttcttggtcgGATCAAAGGGGGCCAACTGCAGGCATTATTGCCAGAAGTAAATGAATCAGAATAATAGGCAAGATCTATGTGGAGTAAGGAAAATTCGCATCGACCCTATCACGAGTATAAATCTCGCTAGCCCTAGACAAAGACGCACATCGACTCTATTACCTCCGAAACCTCCTCCTTCACATCTGATGGATTCTCGTCCGCCATGCCGTCTCACGGACACAGATTCTCGAATCTGAAACTTGCGAAACCCTAAATAACGAATACAAATCGATGCAACGAACAGCCTCCACCACCAACTACAACCGGAAAATCAATTTCGCACATGACGGGGAAAAGAATTAGATCTCGAACATATTTTCCGTGAAATTTTCTTGGGAATGGATTAGGAATCGACGAGTTCCTCGGCATACCTCAAAGGATGTGATGACGAAACACTGGAGGCTTCGTTCGGCGGATGCGTGCTACCACCGCTTCGGCTTAGCATTTATAGCCAGGGTTACGATAAGGGTAGGGTTAGAGAATGGGTGGCATTTCTAACCCTGCaccgatccgatccgatccgattCGACCGGTACGAATTGGGTTAGGTTAGACCCGCTTTCATTAAGGGCTAATTGCATATTATCTTTAtagttaaacttttttaatatttcgatttatatatttaaaatatttatattaaaatatctataaatattaAAGTTAAATATCTAGTTTTATTTacataatatcttttattttatcgaTAGAAGTATAAAAACGAGaggtaaaaattataattttaatatcctaATTATGTTTTCGGTAATGACGAATAATATTAACAGTGACGAACAGGGGTCGCGGATATTTGTTGTGGATAAGGAGAGAGAATAACGGTAATATATGAGGTAAAttgagataaataaataaaaaacgtAGCTACTTATTATCTTTATCTGCATTGATCTCGATACAGATGTAGAGTGAGGAAATAATTGtttgatatttatatatgtgCTGATATAGTTTATCGAGTGGTTCTCATCTTTCATTCTCATTTTCTTTATCCATAACAATCATCTATGATTAATAAAACTAACGACTTTAGGATAAATGGaactaaatgtttcactttcataattatagagattttaatataatttttttaaatttagatatcaaaatattaaaaaatataattaagggtTATTATGTAATTAGCCCATTTGACGAAAGATCAAGTAAATTTATAtttgattaataaaaatattatatatgattaGTTATATTTAAAGTTGCATGGACAAATATTTATATGGTTGATTGTTATTTGTGAAATAAACTGATCGAAAAATCTCCACGTTTTTTATTTCACTCTTTTCATTCAAATATCACATAAAGGAGATTATAATGGGCAAGTTATCGATATATTTCTGAAAAATATCTTCATTTTCATTCTTCTCTAATCACCTCCTTTTTTATTTAGTAGATAAAATACCACCAATcatctattctttttttttttttgtctctataAGTTAGTTCATAGAATAAATcattccaattataatatttttatacttttaactttaaatatattaaaaatatatatttttactatGTTATAGTATTTATCTAGTATTACTGAAAACACTGACATAGTATAAAAACactattatataaataaataaataatatatatatatatatatatatatatatatatatatatatatatatatatatatatactgtattATAGCATATTGTTGATATTGTTAAAAACATCGTAATCACTACGATTCACCTTATGGATCGATctatatgaaaaaaagaaaacaaaaaacaaataatAGATGGTTGACTGTCAAATCAATAAAGCTCTGTGTATTAGGTAAATACAtaatattattatgaaaatttaaaaataaacacacttcaaagaaaaacaaaacctATGGGCTTTCTTTAGGAATTCATCGGATTATAATTGTCAACAAATAACCAAAATTCTTGGCATCTTTGTTTCACTAATTCATGAACATAATCGAATTGAAATCGGAGGTAGTGTGATGTATACGTTATGCCATGTATTTACTGCAATTTACTTGTAGGTATTAGGTAACATAATGTTGTGTTAACTCAGTTTTGGGATGAGCTTACTCACCCAATACCATCCTCactataattatttaccatggatgtcaaattttcctaagaataGCTACCATTTCCTAAGAATCACATTCAAATGAATTGATCGTCAAAGCCGTGAAGGTTCGATCTACCACTAATATAATTACATGAAAATGCGATAGGGAAATTGGTTTCTCACACGATATTCTTAATTTGCGGCGTGACGgagggaaaaatatattagatgatGTGGGCTCCACCTAAATAATCGTTTTTTATTGGTCGCCTCAATCGGGTTGTGATCCACCACCACCGTCTACATGTTACCGAGTCAACGCTGTCTTTCCGGAGCGTTAATGTTCCCCATGTTCATGCGTTCATGTCGGATTCGGACCCTTTGGCGTCAACCTACCGTAGAAAAATACGTGTTCGAACGAATCAAAGAGCCCCGCGATCCAACGGTTCAAGTTGGACGATCTTTTGCTGGACCCACCATCACCACCCGGTCCATCACTGGCTCCGTTCCGACAACAGCTGGCGTCGGTGGGTCGCCAAACGCGGTGAGCGAGGTGCGTCGCTCTTCAACACGTCTTTCCCTGACGAACCCGGTGTCACACCATTTCGGTTACTGGATGATTAGGTGGGACCCACGAGAAATCGGCCTCCGGGTAAGGTTCTCGGGAGGGTTCTTGGTGCCGAAGCGACAGCCGTATCATACAAGGGATCGACTAATAATGCACTTTCCATTAAGCTAATAGGGAAGGAAATAAATGGGGAAGTAGTTGATAGCTTGTAAGAACTGAAGAGGTGTTCCTCCCTCACCAAAGATTCCCCGCGGTTCTTTCCGCCATCGGAGCTCATGCAAGGTACTCACGTTGCTCTTCCCCGTCGATCTAGGCTTCCGCTTCATCCGGTTTTGATTTATTTCAGCTGCGTTTTGTAGATCTGTTGTTGTTCTCTTTTCCGACAATTTTTTTGCCAAATATTCCGTCTTAGATTTCAGTATTTCTGCAGGAATTCCGGTTTATTTTCCTCGTTCTGTGGATTTCTCCTCTGAATCCAAGAGGAATGCAAGAACTTGAGGGAAATCTTCTGTTTTCTTCATCAAAGATTCGATTTTTGCTGTATCTAGGGCTAAAAATCCAGTCTTGGTCTTCGGCTTGATTGCTAGTTTCTTCCCAAAGTTCTGTTCTTCTGGGTGGTGCATAGTGTGGTGTTTCCACATGAGGAACCGTTTCGGGTCGGCTTCCTTGCTCCTGTTCTTGGCGATGGCCCCGATCTTGGTCGCCGCCGATAACTCCACCTATGTCCCTCGGGACCACATCCTCCTCAACTGTGGCGCTTCAGGGCAGGCCATTGATACCGACTCCCAAACTTGGACCGGCGACGCTGGATCTAAGTACGGCCCTTCTCTGAATGCCGTCGGCTTCACAGCTCCCCAGCAAGACTCGTCGGTCCCGGAAGTCCCGTACTTGACGGCCCGGGTCTTCACCTCCCCGTACACCTACTCCTTCCCTGTCGGCCCGGGCCGCAAGTATGTCCGCCTCCACTTCTACCCTTCCAATTATTCCAACCATGTTGCATCGGATGCATTCTTCTCCGTCACTTCCGACACACACACCCTTCTCAGTAACTTCAGCGCCTATCTCACTGCCGATTCACTCAACTATGCCTACCTCGCCCGCGAGTTCTCGGTTAATGTCTCTACCGGTGGCCTCAACCTCACTTTTAGCCCATCGACCACCCATCCCAATGCTTTTGCTTTTATCAATGGTATCGAGATCGTGTCGATTCCGGACATCTTTAGCTCTGCAAGCCCTATGCTCGTCATGGGTGGAAGTTCCCTGCCCTATACAATTGACCAGGACTGGGCTCTAGAGACAGTGTATCGGCTCAATGTGGGTGGGCAGTCCCTTTCCCCTACCCAGGACTCTGGCTTGTTCCGCTCTTGGAATGATGATTCACCATACATCTATGGGTCTTCTTTCGGTGTGACCTACTCCAACGATCCGAATGTCACCATCTCATACACGGATAATGTTCCAAACTATATTGCACCGGTGGATGTCTACTCAACTGCACGATCAATGGGGCCAAATGCAAATGTCAACCTGAATTATAATCTCACATGGATTCTCACAGTGGATGCTGGCTTTTACTATCTCGTAAGGTTCCATTTCTGCGAGATCCAGTATCCGATAACCAAGTTAAACCAAAGAGTCTTTGATATCTACATCAACAACCAGACTGCACAGGAAGAGGCTGATGTAATCGGGTGGAGCACTGGAATAGGTATACCTGTTTTTAAGGACTATGTCGTGGTCACAACAGGAAGCGGACAGATGGAGCTATGGATTGCACTCCACCCAGATACCAAACTCAAACCACAGTTTTATGATGCTATCTTGAATGGGCTTGAGATCTTTAAGTTGCAAAACAGCAATGCAAGTCTTGCAGGACTTAATCCACCACCAAGGCCTGATCCAGAGGTGGATGCTAGCAAGATTTTTGATGGGCAATCCACGAAATCCAAGAGTAGAACTGCGGCAATTGCTGGCGGGGTTGTTGGAGGGTTTGCACTCTTGCTTGTTGGTTTCTGTCTTATCAGGATCTGCAGGCGCcaaaagaagaaaggaaaggaTGCTGGTAGCAGTGATGGGCCTTCTGGTTGGCTTCCTCTCTCCTTGTATGGAAATTCTCATTCATCTGCATCAGCTAAATCAAACACTAGTGGGAGCTATGCCTCATCACTCCCCACAAACCTTTGCCGCCACTTCTCATTTGCTGAAATAAAGGCTGCCACAAAAGGTTTTGATGAGTCTCTCCTCCTTGGTGTTGGTGGATTTGGAAAGGTTTACCATGGGGAGATAGATGGTGGGACAAAGGTAGCCATCAAGCGTGGTAATCCGATGTCCGAGCAAGGTGTTCATGAATTTCAGACTGAGATTGAGATGCTTTCCAAGCTTCGCCACAGGCACCTTGTCTCTTTGATTGGTTACTGTGAGGAGAACTGTGAGATGATCCTGGTGTACGACTACATGGCCCATGGGACCCTCCGTGAGCATCTATACAAGACTCAAAAGCCGCCCCTCACCTGGAGGCAGCGACTCGATATCTGCATTGGGGCAGCTCGCGGACTGCACTACCTCCATACTGGTGCCAAGTACACCATCATCCACCGAGATGTGAAGACCACAAACATTCTGTTAGATGAGAAATGGGTCTCAAAGGTTTCAGATTTTGGTCTTTCCAAGACTGGTCCGACACTGGATCACACTCATGTCAGCACAGTGGTGAAGGGAAGCTTTGGATATCTTGACCCAGAATACTTCCGGAGGCAGCAGCTTACCGAGAAATCTGATGTATACTCGTTCGGGGTTGTGTTGTTTGAGGTCCTGTGCGCTCGGCCAGCTCTAAACCCTACACTTCCGAAGGAACAAGTCAGCTTGGCTGAGTGGGCAGCACACTGCCAGAAGAAGGGAATACTAGATCAGATCATTGATCCCTACTTAAAGGGTAAGATTGCTCCGCAGTGCCTAAAGAAGTTTGCTGAGACTGCCGAGAAGTGTGTGGCAGATGTTGGGACCGAACGACCATCAATGGGTGATGTGCTGTGGAACCTCGAGTTTGCCCTCCAGCTGCAGGAGAGTGCCGAGGAGAGTGGCAGCATCAGTACTGGTATCTCAGACGAGGCagcaacacttatgatattcggaAAGAAAGTTCCTGATGACCCATCTATGGAATCAAGCACCACAACAACCACAACCACCTCGATAAGCATTGGAGGGCGGAGTGTAGCTAGCGAGGACTCGGATGGGTTGACCCCCAGTGCTGTGTTTTCACAGATCATGAACCCAAAAGGTCGGTGAGCTCATCATTGTAAGGGTTGCCTCGATGCTTCTTCAATCTTCGATATGGAAGTTAGCGCTTTGATTTATCTTCTTAATCTCTTTATTAAATGTTTTTGCTGAGTTTGTGCTGTAACATTACTCAACCTTGAGATTTCATATAACCTCCGATAAATTTGATCTGTAATTTGTACTTCCAGGATGAAACTGCTGTTGTGAACAAAATAAATGGTTGGTGTTATCAATAGACAACTTAAAGTCGTCTTCTTTTGTATCTGGAAGTTTGATATCCCATCCTTTGTTCCTGAAAGATTTGATGGATCGAA
Coding sequences:
- the LOC103996971 gene encoding receptor-like protein kinase FERONIA, producing MRNRFGSASLLLFLAMAPILVAADNSTYVPRDHILLNCGASGQAIDTDSQTWTGDAGSKYGPSLNAVGFTAPQQDSSVPEVPYLTARVFTSPYTYSFPVGPGRKYVRLHFYPSNYSNHVASDAFFSVTSDTHTLLSNFSAYLTADSLNYAYLAREFSVNVSTGGLNLTFSPSTTHPNAFAFINGIEIVSIPDIFSSASPMLVMGGSSLPYTIDQDWALETVYRLNVGGQSLSPTQDSGLFRSWNDDSPYIYGSSFGVTYSNDPNVTISYTDNVPNYIAPVDVYSTARSMGPNANVNLNYNLTWILTVDAGFYYLVRFHFCEIQYPITKLNQRVFDIYINNQTAQEEADVIGWSTGIGIPVFKDYVVVTTGSGQMELWIALHPDTKLKPQFYDAILNGLEIFKLQNSNASLAGLNPPPRPDPEVDASKIFDGQSTKSKSRTAAIAGGVVGGFALLLVGFCLIRICRRQKKKGKDAGSSDGPSGWLPLSLYGNSHSSASAKSNTSGSYASSLPTNLCRHFSFAEIKAATKGFDESLLLGVGGFGKVYHGEIDGGTKVAIKRGNPMSEQGVHEFQTEIEMLSKLRHRHLVSLIGYCEENCEMILVYDYMAHGTLREHLYKTQKPPLTWRQRLDICIGAARGLHYLHTGAKYTIIHRDVKTTNILLDEKWVSKVSDFGLSKTGPTLDHTHVSTVVKGSFGYLDPEYFRRQQLTEKSDVYSFGVVLFEVLCARPALNPTLPKEQVSLAEWAAHCQKKGILDQIIDPYLKGKIAPQCLKKFAETAEKCVADVGTERPSMGDVLWNLEFALQLQESAEESGSISTGISDEAATLMIFGKKVPDDPSMESSTTTTTTTSISIGGRSVASEDSDGLTPSAVFSQIMNPKGR